From the Salmo trutta chromosome 30, fSalTru1.1, whole genome shotgun sequence genome, one window contains:
- the LOC115168852 gene encoding early nodulin-75-like has product MVDTGGGACPPNLATLSFQVASVTGDRTHRSYHIPHIQAATTYPTSRQPPHTPHPGSHHIPHIQAATTYPTSRQPPHTPRPGSHHIPHIQAATTYPTSRQQPHTPHPGSHHIPHIQAATTYPMPRQPPHTPHPGSHHIPHIQAATTYPTSRQPPHTPHPGSHHIPHAQAATTYPTSRQPPHTPRPGSHHIPHIQAATTYPTPRQPPHTPHPGTHHIPHAQAATTYPTPRQPPHTPHPGSHHIPHIQAATTYPTSRQPPHTPHPGSHHIPHAQAATTYPTSRQPPHTPRPGSHHIPHIQAATTYPTPRQPPHTPHPGTHHIPHAQAATTYPTPRQPPHTPHPGSHHIPHAQAATTYPTSRHPPHTPRPGSHHIPHAQAATTYPTSRQPPHTPRPGSHHIPHAQAATTYPTPRQTRHLLRPPNPSPLPAPWSQLKCRHPRKESRHQ; this is encoded by the coding sequence ATGGTAGACACAGGCGGTGGAGCGTGCCCACCGAACCTGGCCACCCTCTCTTTTCAAGTAGCCTCCGTAACCGGTGACAGAACGCACAGGAGCTACCACATACCCCACATCCAGGCAGCCACCACATACCCCACATCCAGGCAGCCACCACATACCCCACACCCAGGCAGCCACCACATACCCCACATCCAGGCAGCCACCACATACCCCACATCCAGGCAGCCACCACATACCCCACGCCCAGGCAGCCACCACATACCCCACATCCAGGCAGCCACCACATACCCCACATCCAGGCAGCAACCACATACACCACATCCAGGCAGCCACCACATACCCCACATCCAGGCAGCCACCACATACCCCATGCCCAGGCAGCCACCACATACCCCACATCCAGGCAGCCACCACATACCCCACATCCAGGCAGCCACCACATACCCCACATCCAGGCAGCCACCACATACCCCACATCCAGGCAGCCACCACATACCCCATGCCCAGGCAGCCACCACATACCCCACATCCAGGCAGCCACCACATACCCCACGCCCAGGCAGCCACCACATACCCCACATCCAGGCAGCCACCACATACCCCACGCCCAGGCAGCCACCACATACCCCACATCCAGGCACCCACCACATACCCCACGCCCAGGCAGCCACCACATACCCCACGCCCAGGCAGCCACCACATACCCCACATCCAGGCAGCCACCACATACCCCACATCCAGGCAGCCACCACATACCCCACATCCAGGCAGCCACCACATACCCCACATCCAGGCAGCCACCACATACCCCATGCCCAGGCAGCCACCACATACCCCACATCCAGGCAGCCACCACATACCCCACGCCCAGGCAGCCACCACATACCCCACATCCAGGCAGCCACCACATACCCCACGCCCAGGCAGCCACCACATACCCCACATCCAGGCACCCACCACATACCCCACGCCCAGGCAGCCACCACATACCCCACGCCCAGGCAGCCACCACATACCCCACATCCAGGCAGCCACCACATACCCCACGCCCAGGCAGCCACCACATACCCCACATCCAGGCACCCACCACATACCCCACGCCCAGGCAGCCACCACATACCCCACGCCCAGGCAGCCACCACATACCCCACATCCAGGCAGCCACCACATACCCCACGCCCAGGCAGCCACCACATACCCCACGCCCAGGCAGCCACCACATACCCCACACCCAGGCAGACAAGACATTTGCTCCGACCACCCAATCCATCTCCACTTCCTGCTCCTTGGTCCCAACTGAAGTGCCGGCATCCGCGAAAGGAAAGTCGCCATCAGTAA